The Microbacterium sp. LWO12-1.2 genome includes a window with the following:
- a CDS encoding ROK family transcriptional regulator, translating to MNRIPVTSPASVAVFRRILTHGPLARVDISRDTGLSAAAVTKAVTPLLAAGFVIESPDPRATSTVGRPVSPLAVAPDRAHVIGIKVTADRTYGVRTDLGATVRARADEENAGSSVGAVLAAVVRVVDRLRAGAEDAVSGIGVALSGDVDRAGGQVRESALLGWQGVPFAQLVQEATGIPALLDNDVRALTTTELLFGAGRDAESFAVVTIGTGTGCGLYLNGRVVQGAFGVAGEIGHLPFAPTHLRCRCGRHGCVEAAASTAAMLSLVREGRAQPDLSIGDVFALAHAGDPVARGVFAQAGRVIGTALAAVVNLTGPELVVFAGENVTEYGLYEEHLRAAFAEYTFGAAGDCPIVLRPHTFEDWALGAAACVIEDIASGVAAGG from the coding sequence GTGAATCGGATCCCGGTCACCTCGCCTGCCTCGGTCGCGGTGTTCCGTCGCATCCTCACCCACGGGCCACTCGCCAGGGTCGACATCTCCCGTGACACCGGGCTCTCCGCAGCCGCCGTCACGAAGGCGGTGACGCCGTTGCTCGCCGCCGGGTTCGTGATCGAGTCGCCGGATCCGCGCGCGACCTCGACGGTCGGGAGGCCGGTCAGCCCGCTTGCCGTCGCCCCTGATCGCGCGCACGTCATCGGGATCAAGGTCACCGCGGATCGGACCTACGGCGTGCGGACGGACCTCGGGGCGACGGTGCGGGCGCGGGCCGACGAGGAGAACGCCGGGTCGTCGGTGGGCGCAGTGCTCGCCGCCGTCGTGCGCGTGGTCGATCGCCTGCGGGCGGGCGCCGAAGACGCGGTCAGCGGCATCGGCGTCGCACTCTCCGGAGATGTCGATCGCGCGGGCGGCCAGGTGCGGGAATCCGCCCTGCTCGGCTGGCAAGGGGTGCCCTTCGCGCAACTCGTGCAGGAGGCCACCGGCATCCCGGCTCTGCTCGACAACGACGTGCGCGCACTCACCACCACCGAGCTGCTGTTCGGGGCCGGTCGGGATGCGGAGTCGTTCGCGGTCGTGACCATCGGCACCGGTACCGGGTGCGGGCTGTACCTGAACGGCCGGGTCGTGCAGGGGGCGTTCGGGGTGGCCGGCGAGATCGGGCACCTGCCCTTCGCCCCGACGCATCTGCGCTGCCGCTGCGGACGTCACGGATGCGTGGAAGCGGCGGCCTCGACCGCCGCGATGCTCTCCCTGGTGCGCGAGGGACGGGCCCAGCCCGACCTCTCGATCGGGGATGTCTTCGCGCTCGCGCATGCCGGCGACCCGGTGGCGCGGGGGGTGTTCGCGCAGGCCGGCAGGGTGATCGGCACAGCGCTCGCCGCCGTGGTGAATCTCACAGGACCGGAGCTCGTCGTGTTCGCGGGTGAGAACGTCACCGAGTACGGGCTGTACGAGGAGCACCTGCGCGCGGCCTTCGCCGAGTATACGTTCGGAGCGGCAGGGGACTGCCCGATCGTGCTGCGCCCGCACACGTTCGAGGACTGGGCGCTGGGCGCCGCCGCGTGCGTGATCGAGGACATCGCGAGCGGGGTCGCTGCGGGCGGATGA
- a CDS encoding SGNH/GDSL hydrolase family protein, whose product MPNADSPASAASDLRRLSDALVSAEPLNWVITGDSITHGLVHTQGGRSYPEHLHELIRGELERVRDIVINSAISGHRIVDILGDWDRRVSSWRPDVVTLMIGTNDMSTGGVWPIISADDYAASLHEFVSRVRALGAIPVLQTPPSIDDLNAPERARVAEFAAAVRAVAASDDVILVDQLARFTELGGGGVPWGLMNDPFHPNATGHAALAIELAKALGIRPDPLHSRTLGLLEGQVAAAGALG is encoded by the coding sequence GTGCCGAACGCCGATTCCCCCGCCTCCGCCGCCTCCGACCTCCGCCGTCTCTCCGATGCCCTCGTGAGCGCGGAGCCGCTCAACTGGGTCATCACCGGCGACTCGATCACGCACGGCCTCGTGCACACGCAGGGTGGGCGCAGCTATCCGGAGCACCTGCACGAGCTGATCCGCGGGGAGCTCGAGCGTGTGCGCGACATCGTCATCAACTCGGCCATCAGCGGCCACCGCATCGTCGACATCCTGGGCGACTGGGACCGCCGGGTCTCGTCGTGGCGACCCGACGTGGTGACCCTCATGATCGGCACCAACGACATGTCGACGGGAGGCGTGTGGCCGATCATCTCGGCCGACGACTACGCGGCGTCGCTGCACGAGTTCGTGTCGCGGGTACGAGCGCTCGGCGCCATCCCTGTGCTGCAGACCCCGCCGTCGATCGACGACCTGAACGCTCCCGAGCGCGCCCGCGTCGCGGAGTTCGCCGCTGCCGTGCGCGCGGTGGCCGCGAGTGACGACGTGATCCTGGTCGACCAGCTCGCCCGCTTCACCGAGCTCGGTGGCGGTGGAGTGCCCTGGGGCCTGATGAACGACCCCTTCCACCCCAACGCCACCGGTCATGCCGCCCTCGCCATCGAGCTCGCGAAGGCCCTCGGCATCCGCCCCGACCCGCTGCACTCGCGCACCCTCGGACTGCTCGAGGGCCAGGTCGCGGCCGCGGGCGCCCTGGGCTGA